CGGCGGTGATCTCTCCAGAATCAACTCTATCTGTACGGATACCGAAAATACGATGCGCTCGGTACACGATTTACTAGGGAGATTCCCAGAACTCTCAcatgtcaacttctctctgTGCGATTCTCACGGCCTTCAGCTCTTAATTAAAgatatccttctccttccattctttgaggatctCTTTGATAACGTCACCACACTTCTCACGTTTTTCTCACGGTCTAAATTACAATTGCAAAGATTGAGAACGTGCCAGCGCACAAGGTGGAACGGAATAACTCGCGCGCTGATCAGAAGGTAACTCGCCAGCTGTCTGTCGGCTACATCCCCATACTAACCAAATAGTGTAATTACACGCTGGGGTTCTCAGTACAATTCAtttttctccctcctccgtTCTCGAGACcctgccagagactggtcTATTCGAAAAGATGTACGAGGCGAGCTGCGATCCCAAGGGTGCCCCGTTCTCCTGCCCGAAGCGGTTCggatcatcaaagacaacagcttctggctAAAACTTGAGACTGCGATCGCTGTGCTAAAGCCTGTGAACGACTTTCAACACGCttccgaggctgatgagtcgGGAATCGCGTACGTTGTAAatcgctggctgcaaatcaaaAGCAAGTGGGCCGAGATGAGGGAGGCTGATCAGTTTCCTGATGTTCCGTGGGATGATATTGACGCTATATTCAAAGCACGGCTTGATAAGCAAACGTACAATATACATTGGGTCGCTGATGCCCTCCGGCCTGACACAACAGGTCCGAATTCGAAACTGCCACCTAGCGTCTTTGCGCGCGTACAAGAGTATTTGCGGAAACATCTGAAAAACAACGACGAGTATCACCGTGCTCTCTCCGAATTCACACACTTCCGAATGCGTACGGGCGGCCCAGACGGCTTATTTAATAAGCACAGCGCCgtatacgacgatggctttaagccagcaatggcatggcagtgcctcctcaaccagggcTCGATTCTGGCTAGAGTAgctgtgaaggtgatgaacaCACTTGTGAACTCCGTACCCTCAGAACGAAGCTTCTCTGCTATTAGTTTTATACATACAAAAGCTCGGAATCGCCTTACGCCAGTGCACGCTGACATGCaggccttcatttttatGAACGACCGCGTGTTAGATCgtctcaaggacgagaagtaTGCCCACaaaaagcgctgggcggatcttgaggagaaggactggctagaactcgaagattcatatctcgagttatttgtgaatgcgcagggcaagaaggtctggatggacggcgcgatggcctcaaccaatgaggattttgagtgggagggtgtattacagtcgacgggtgatatattgggtgttggcactgaggtggaatctgaggtttgaggctcaaaaatggtgcaagggcagggctcactattgcccaaaaaggaaggggaaatttgtatgtatgtactgtattgtacaaccccattgtacgtacggtactagggctaaaatacagtactgtacgtacacgtactgtacaaggccacatcactaCCCAGGGAAGTGATGTTTCGAAAGCCTTATCGGCAGCAGGACAACCTAGTCGAAGCCACTAACCTACAACATGCGCTTCCAATTTGTCGCAGCGGCAGGCCTTCTGCCAGTGACCGCGCTGGCAGAACCCTGCCAGCGTACGTACCAAGTTTTCTTTCCACTAGCAAAGAATTAGTTCTGACCTTCACAGCATATAAGCTCAGCATCACGGCCGCTAGATCCTCCacaagatggatggactgCCAGCCCGGGGAATGCGACGGAAGGATGCAGATGTTCGACGTTACCGTCAACAACACCGGCACAACCTGGGTTGTTTCTCAGCCATCCGTTACCGTCACCATTAACGGCACCGGCCTCACAACGTACCGACATGG
The DNA window shown above is from Pochonia chlamydosporia 170 chromosome Unknown PCv3seq00015, whole genome shotgun sequence and carries:
- a CDS encoding transposase (similar to Metarhizium robertsii ARSEF 23 XP_007817087.2); protein product: MAPTKANAAFVWRQFIDLGRSNPKKSKRYRCRHCQKDFAATSIGRPKEHLAACEKWQGKQQQERQAQDEAGHPPPYSEAIQKKITEVGVQHISQDESNSFAYDAAAAVIAGGRPFSLFESRRWHYFFTRIKPGWKPPSRAAITRILPDLYQELLDEVFQRITSSEWFNIIFDASDNVSGHRIVNISVQIPDGPAFYWKTFDTGDEQHTAENWVKLIWREMQKLCGGDLSRINSICTDTENTMRSVHDLLGRFPELSHVNFSLCDSHGLQLLIKDILLLPFFEDLFDNVTTLLTFFSRSKLQLQRLRTCQRTRWNGITRALIRSVITRWGSQYNSFFSLLRSRDPARDWSIRKDVRGELRSQGCPVLLPEAVRIIKDNSFWLKLETAIAVLKPVNDFQHASEADESGIAYVVNRWLQIKSKWAEMREADQFPDVPWDDIDAIFKARLDKQTYNIHWVADALRPDTTGPNSKLPPSVFARVQEYLRKHLKNNDEYHRALSEFTHFRMRTGGPDGLFNKHSAVYDDGFKPAMAWQCLLNQGSILARVAVKVMNTLVNSVPSERSFSAISFIHTKARNRLTPVHADMQAFIFMNDRVLDRLKDEKYAHKKRWADLEEKDWLELEDSYLELFVNAQGKKVWMDGAMASTNEDFEWEGVLQSTGDILGVGTEVESEV